A window of the Syntrophorhabdaceae bacterium genome harbors these coding sequences:
- a CDS encoding ankyrin repeat domain-containing protein: MKQIVRFFIGILYVCLAMACAVSAGELEDALINSARLGRLDEVKTLLDKGANINARDSKGQTALIWGIQNIDILRLLIEKGANVNAYDKDGRTALIQAVFSYSGSLSILRLLIEKGADMNVRDEYGNTALMYGVSSPKADVVRLLIEKGANLNVTDKLGLNTALSLAQFFAKG; encoded by the coding sequence ATGAAGCAAATTGTTCGTTTTTTTATTGGGATCTTATATGTATGTCTTGCCATGGCATGCGCCGTATCTGCCGGTGAGCTTGAGGATGCATTGATCAATAGCGCCCGCTTGGGCCGTCTGGACGAAGTAAAAACCCTGCTCGATAAAGGCGCAAACATTAACGCAAGGGATTCCAAGGGCCAGACTGCACTGATATGGGGTATCCAAAATATCGATATTTTACGTCTGCTGATAGAAAAGGGGGCAAACGTGAACGCATATGACAAAGATGGAAGGACAGCATTGATACAGGCTGTCTTTTCCTATTCCGGTTCCTTAAGCATTTTACGCCTGCTGATAGAAAAAGGGGCGGACATGAACGTGAGGGACGAGTATGGAAATACGGCGCTGATGTACGGGGTAAGTTCTCCCAAGGCCGATGTAGTAAGATTGCTGATAGAAAAGGGGGCGAACCTCAATGTGACTGACAAGCTCGGCCTTAATACGGCATTAAGCCTGGCGCAATTTTTTGCAAAAGG